The Daucus carota subsp. sativus chromosome 2, DH1 v3.0, whole genome shotgun sequence genome includes a window with the following:
- the LOC108207736 gene encoding uncharacterized protein LOC108207736: MSDSDNSSDGAQEFIQELIFDDSLEQRHYELYEQIYGGSSSKPRRMIHRDREAGAERLERDYFAQNPVYPLETFRRRYRMGRHVFLRIVDALSNHDSYFQQRVDALGRKGLSPIQKCTAAMRMLAYGVSADVVDDYVRIGESTAVECLKRFVTNVIVMFEGEYLRKPNSNDIHRLLEMGEARGFPGMMGSIDCMHWQWKNCPKAWKGMFMNGHKGVPTLLLEAVASSDLWIWHAFFGVAGSNNDINVLDRSPIFDDILEGRAPQVNYNINGNNYNMGYYLADGIYPEWATFVKTIPRPQGEKRKLFSKYQEGQRKDVERAFGVLQSRFAIIRGPARFWDKGDLARIMRACIILHNMIVEDERDTYATPFGPLPSYDDIVDGLSQPNLGEEPFAPYEDYVQRNIRIRDKPKHRQLQADLVEHISQFHIAH; this comes from the coding sequence ATGTCTGATTCGGATAACTCATCTGATGGAGCTCAAGAATTTATTCAAGAACTTATATTCGATGATTCGCTGGAGCAACGTCACtatgagctttatgagcaaaTTTATGGTGGATCATCATCGAAGCCACGAAGAATGATACATAGAGATCGTGAAGCTGGTGCTGAACGTCTAGAGAGGGATTATTTTGCACAAAATCCAGTGTATCCTCTTGAGACATTCCGACGTAGGTATCGAATGGGAAGACATGTTTTTCTTCGTATTGTTGATGCACTTTCAAATCATGACTCGTACTTTCAACAAAGGGTTGATGCATTGGGAAGAAAAGGTCTTTCACCTATACAAAAATGCACTGCCGCCATGCGTATGTTGGCGTATGGAGTATCTGCCGATGTCGTTGATGACTATGTGCGTATTGGCGAGTCGACTGCGGTTGAATGTTTGAAAAGATTTGTCACAAATGTTATTGTGATGTTTGAGGGTGAATACTTACGAAAACCAAACTCGAATGATATACATCGTCTACTTGAAATGGGAGAGGCTCGTGGTTTTCCGGGTATGATGGGCAGTATTGATTGCATGCATTGGCAATGGAAAAATTGTCCAAAAGCTTGGAAAGGGATGTTCATGAACGGTCACAAAGGAGTTCCAACACTTTTACTTGAAGCAGTTGCCTCGTCTGACTTGTGGATATGGCATGCCTTTTTCGGAGTTGCTGGTTCTAACAATGATATCAATGTGTTAGATCGGTCACCgatatttgatgatattttagaAGGCCGTGCTCCACAGGTAAATTACAATATTAATGGCAACAATTATAACATGGGGTATTATTTGGCAGATGGAATTTATCCCGAATGGGCAACATTCGTTAAGACAATCCCACGTCCACAAGGAGAGAAgagaaaattattttctaaatatcaAGAAGGACAAAGAAAAGATGTGGAAAGAGCATTTGGTGTGTTGCAGTCTCGCTTCGCAATTATACGTGGTCCGGCTCGATTCTGGGACAAAGGAGATCTTGCTAGAATAATGAGAGCATGTATCATATTACACAACATGATTGTTGAGGACGAGAGAGACACATATGCCACTCCCTTTGGTCCGCTTCCATCTTACGATGACATAGTGGATGGTTTATCACAACCGAATTTAGGCGAGGAACCTTTTGCTCCTTATGAAGACTACGTTCAAAGAAATATCAGAATTCGTGATAAACCAAAACACCGCCAACTACAAGCAGACTTGGTTGAGCATATCTCGCAGTTCCATATTGcccattaa
- the LOC108207737 gene encoding proline-rich receptor-like protein kinase PERK1 gives MLELAVATENFSAENLLGEGGFGYVYKGVLPNERKIAVKRLKLGSRQGEREFQAELETISRVHHRHLVSMIGYCIAGTERLLVYEFVENSTLEYHLHGKDSPVMDWGTRMRIAIGSAKGLAYLHEDCNPTIIHRDIKSANILLNSKFEAKVADFGLAKFFTDTNHDITHVTTRVVGTFGYLAPEYASSGRASHKSDVFSYGVILLELITGRKPLSKDFSSTDFLVPWAKPLLRLAMENNKFNTLVDPRLGNNCNYDEIAIMASCAAACVRNSEQLRPRMSQILRTLEGDVSPMELFSDGTRPGYSSFHDVFDILHLGSGQTGNTSDPQTRLLRRSGTNYHRRL, from the exons ATGTTGGAACTGGCAGTGGCCACTGAAAATTTCTCGGCTGAAAATCTCCTAGGGGAAGGCGGATTCGGATATGTTTACAAGGGAGTTCTCCCCAATGAGAGAAAAATTGCAGTGAAGCGGTTAAAGTTGGGAAGTAGACAGGGGGAACGTGAATTTCAAGCGGAGTTGGAGACGATAAGCCGAGTGCATCACAGACATTTGGTTTCCATGATTGGATATTGTATTGCAGGCACTGAACGCTTGCTTGTTTATGAGTTTGTTGAAAACAGCACCTTGGAATATCATTTACATG ggaaagaTAGTCCTGTTATGGACTGGGGAACTAGAATGAGAATCGCGATAGGTTCTGCAAAAGGACTGGCATATCTCCATGAGGACT GTAATCCAACCATTATACATCGTGATATCAAATCAGCTAATATTCTTCTCAATTCCAAGTTTGAAGCAAAG GTTGCAGACTTTGGACTTGCCAAGTTCTTTACTGATACCAATCATGATATAACTCATGTCACCACCAGGGTGGTCGGAACTTTTGG GTATCTTGCTCCAGAGTATGCATCAAGTGGAAGAGCTTCTCATAAATCAGATGTCTTCTCCTACGGTGTCATACTTTTGGAGCTTATTACTGGACGTAAACCATTGAGCAAAGATTTCTCATCCACAGATTTCTTGGTTCCATGG GCCAAGCCTTTGCTTAGACTAGCTATGgaaaacaacaaatttaacactCTTGTTGATCCACGACTGGGAAACAACTGCAACTATGATGAGATTGCCATAATGGCATCCTGTGCTGCAGCCTGTGTGCGCAATTCAGAACAGCTGCGACCACGTATGAGTCAG ATACTACGCACCTTGGAAGGTGATGTGTCTCCAATGGAACTCTTCAGTGATGGAACAAGACCTGGATACAGTTCGTTTCATGACGTTTTTGACATCCTACACTTGGGCTCTGGACAAACCGGGAACACGAGTGATCCCCAAACAAGATTACTACGTCGCTCAGGAACTAATTACCACAGGCGACTCTAA
- the LOC108206442 gene encoding rhomboid-like protein 11, chloroplastic: MAHYLALHRRLHTRKPTFISQFNSIPPPLPLQLSFRFHSFSRKPPPQSPVPLSLSTPNNTHFHIHPRSSRFPCQIKPSDSDMISQLELGKPKQRRPVKQVNGIFWILLLNIGLFVADHLLQVQGVKALYLYHNWPTWYQFVTATFCHANWNHLSSNLFFLYIFGKLVEEEEGNFALWLSYILTGAGANLVSWLILPRNAVSVGASGAVFGLFAISVLVKMSWDWRKILEVLILGQFVIERVMEAAQASTSMSGSFRGSSAFQNVNHIAHLSGALIGVALVWLISRFPADPPDPTSKTKHLQ, from the exons ATGGCACACTATCTTGCTTTACACCGCCGCCTCCACACGCGTAAACCTACCTTCATCTCCCAATTCAATTCCATTCCACCCCCACTTCCACTACAACTCTCTTTTCGATtccattccttttctcgtaaACCACCACCACAGTCACCAGTACCACTATCACTATCTACACCCAACAACACTCACTTTCACATTCACCCCAGATCATCACGCTTCCCATGTCAAATCAAACCTTCTGACTCAG ATATGATATCACAGCTGGAATTGGGGAAGCCTAAACAAAGGAGGCCAGTCAAGCAAGTTAATGGAATATTCTGGATTCTACTTCTTAACATTGGATTATTTGTGGCAGATCACTTGTTACAG GTCCAAGGTGTTAAAGCCTTATATTTATACCACAATTGGCCTACTTGGTACCAGTTTGTAACTGCAACATTTTGTCATGCTAATTG GAACCATCTTTCTAGCAACCTATTCTTTTTGTATATATTCG GAAAGCTTGTTGAAGAGGAGGAAGGAAATTTTGCTTTGTGGCTGTCTTATATCCTTACAGGAGCTGGTGCAAACCTCGTCTCCTGGTTGATTCTTCCAAGAAATGCAGTTTCTGTCGGAGCTTCCGGGGCTGTATTTGGCCTATTTGCTATTAGTGTCCTTGTGAAG ATGTCTTGGGACTGGAGGAAAATACTTGAAGTTCTTATACTGGGTCAGTTTGTAATAGAGAGG GTGATGGAAGCGGCCCAAGCTTCAACAAGCATGTCAGGTAGTTTCCGTGGCAGCTCAGCTTTCCAGAATGTCAATCACATAGCACATCTCTCTGGTGCTCTTATCGGTGTGGCATTGGTATGGCTTATAAGCAGATTTCCTGCGGATCCACCTGATCCAACCTCGAAGACAAAACACCTGCAGTGA
- the LOC108210130 gene encoding la protein 1, producing MAAAALDSETSKKVIRQVEFYFSDSNLPRDGFLSKTISESEDGLVSLALICSFSRMRGHLGLGDAKQEDISEDTVKSVAETLKSSPYLKISKDGQRVGRTTELRKPEEIIEQLDAKTIAASPLEHNVKLEDVESFFAQFAKVNSVRLPRHVSDSKQLCGTALVEFATEEEAAEVLKKSLVYAGANLELIPKKDFDAEREKLEEAEKSRPKHDLNRKNNSKDDNSYPKGLIVAFTLKSKSADDSAEKDGNEEPASVSIDISKVEPEPNSVEQTAELSEDAKVKEESPEENIETKSEEMVEDEHTNGSDQGKDEKESFDISKQKEEAKAGTEGKSTAIMYKDNKDVVLREDLKNVFKKFGSVKFVDFTMGAESGYIRFEEADAAQKARAAAVLAEEGGLMVKNYVAVLEPVTGEAEKTYWGFLRGNQEKFKGSRGRGGKSNRGGRQYGKHSRSRDNDDSNRPRKAQKV from the exons ATGGCAGCAGCAGCTCTGGACTCTGAAACTTCAAAGAAAGTCATTAGACAG GTTGAGTTCTACTTCAGTGACAGCAATCTTCCCAGAGATGGGTTTCTCTCAAAAACTATCAGTGAGAGTGAAGATGGTC TGGTCAGCTTGGCGTTGATATGCTCATTCTCTAGGATGAGAGGTCATCTGGGTTTGGGAGATGCAAAACAGGAAGATATATCAGAAGATACAGTAAAATCTGTAGCTGAGACACTAAAGAGTTCCCCCTATTTAAAGATTTCTAAAGATG GTCAGAGAGTTGGTAGGACTACAGAATTACGAAAACCGGAAGAGATTATTGAACAATTAGATGCTAAAACAATTGCAGCATCTCCACTAGAGCACAATGTAAAGCTTGAAGATGTGGAGTCTTTCTTTGCTCAGTTTGCCAAG GTAAATAGTGTGAGGCTGCCTCGTCATGTATCAGACAGTAAGCAGCTTTGTGGCACTGCTCTTGTTGAGTTTGCAACCGAGGAAGAAGCTGcagaagttttgaaaaaaagtcTGGTATATGCAGGCGCCAACTTGGAACTTATACCAAA GAAGGATTTTGATGCAGAACGAGAAAAGCTAGAAGAAGCTGAGAAATCTCGTCCCAAACATGACTTGAATCGTAAAAACAACTCAAAGGACGATAACAGCTACCCTAAAGGCTTAATTGTTGCATTTACATTAAAGAGTAAATCAGCTGATGATTCTGCAGAGAAGGATGGCAATGAGGAGCCCGCAAGTGTAAGTATTGATATTTCCAAGGTAGAGCCTGAACCAAATTCAGTTGAGCAAACTGCTGAGTTATCtgaagatgctaaagtcaaAGAAGAAAGCCCGGAAGAAAACATCGAAACCAAAAGTGAAGAAATGGTTGAAGATGAACATACTAACGGAAGTGATCAAGGTAAAGATGAAAAAGAATCTTTTGATATATCTAAGCAAAAAGAGGAAGCTAAAGCTGGTACTGAAGGCAAATCAACTGCCATAATGTACAAGGACAACAAGGATGTTGTTCTACGTGAAGATCtgaaaaatgttttcaaaaagttCGGCTCAGTTAAG TTTGTTGATTTTACAATGGGAGCTGAATCAGGATACATTAGATTCGAAGAAGCAGATGCAGCACAGAAAGCGCGTGCTGCTGCCGTACTTGCTGAAGAGGGTGGTTTGATGGTCAAAAACTATGTGGCTGTATTAGAACCAGTAACTG GAGAGGCTGAAAAAACATATTGGGGTTTTCTTCGTGGTAATCAGGAGAAGTTCAAGGGCAGTCGTGGAAG GGGTGGGAAATCAAATAGAGGTGGGAGACAATATGGAAAGCACTCCCGTTCAAGGGATAATGATGACTCAAATCGTCCAAGAAAAGCACAGAAAGTATGA
- the LOC108210115 gene encoding uncharacterized protein LOC108210115: MASNYEFDDTQQLDSAGYDPNFVPDSVKSFVVHLYRHIREKNVYEIHQMYETSFQTLSERLFKDTPWPSVDAVAQYVDNDHVFCLLYREMWFRHLYARLSPTLKQRIDSWDNYCSLFQVVLHGVVNMQLPNQWLWDMVDEFVYQFQSFCQYRAKMKNKTEAEIALLKQFDQAWNVYGVLNFLQALVEKSTIIQILEQEKEGLEQFTANDGYDYTGGSNVLKVLGYFSMVGLLRVHCLLGDYHTGLKCIQPIDISQQGVFTIVIGSHIATIYHYGFANLMLRRYVEAIREFNKILLYIYKTKQYHQKSPQYEQILKKNEQMYALLAVSLSLCPQLKLVEETVNSQLREKYGEKMLRMQRYDDEAFALYDELFSYACPKFITPSAPTYEEPLVNYNQDAYRLQLKLFLYEVKQQQLLSGVRTFLKVYSTISVGKLATYMEVDEPTLRTILMSYKHKTHAVDSDGKVVSNADIDFSINDDMIQVVESKPTKRYGDYFLRQIVKLEELMTDMDRVKLEA; this comes from the exons ATGGCGTCCAATTACGAATTCGACGACACTCAACAGCTCGATTCCGCCGGGTACGACCCGAATTTCGTACCCGACTCCGTGAAATCCTTCGTCGTCCATCTCTACCGACACATCCGCGAGAAGAATGTGTACGAGATTCACCAGATGTACGAGACCTCGTTTCAAACCCTAAGCGAGCGCTTGTTCAAGGACACTCCTTGGCCTTCTGTGGATGCGGTGGCGCAGTACGTGGATAATGATCACGTCTTCTGCTTGTTGTATCGGGAGATGTGGTTTCGACATCTTTACGCCAGGCTCTCGCCTACTTTGAAGCAGAGGATTGACTCTTGGGACAATTATTGTAGCCTCTTTCAG GTAGTTTTGCATGGAGTTGTAAATATGCAATTGCCAAATCAGTGGTTATGGGATATGGTAGATGAGTTTGTGTATCAGTTCCAGTCATTTTGTCAGTACCGAGCAAAGATGAAGAACAAGACTGAAGCAGAAATTGCACTTCTGAAGCAGTTTGATCAG GCCTGGAATGTGTATGGCGTGCTCAACTTCTTGCAAGCACTAGTGGAGAAATCAACAATAATACAAATTCTTGAGCAGGAGAAGGAAGGGCTTGAGCAGTTCACTGCTAATGATGGATATGATTACACTGGTGGAAGTAATGTGCTGAAGGTCTTAGGTTATTTCAGCATGGTTGGCTTGCTACGAGTACATTGCTTGTTAGGTGATTACCACACTGGCCTGAAGTGCATACAACCAATTGACATAAGTCAGCAAGGCGTTTTCACTATAGTGATAGGCAGCCACATCGCTACAATATATCATTATGGGTTTGCCAATCTTATGTTGAGGAG ATATGTAGAAGCGATACGAGAATTCAACAAAATTCTCTTGTACATTTACAAGACTAAACAATATCACCAAAAATCTCCTCAGTATGAAcagattttaaagaaaaatgagCAGATGTATGCTTTGCTGGCAGTTTCTCTTTCTCTTTGCCCCCAATTGAAGCTTGTGGAGGAGACTGTGAACTCTCAGTTGCGGGAAAAGTATGGAGAGAAAATGTTGCGAATGCAGAGGTATGACGACGAAGCGTTTGCTCTTTATGATGAACTCTTCTCATATGCGTGTCCCAAGTTTATTACACCATCTGCTCCAACTTATGAGGAGCCTCTTGTGAATTACAACCAG GATGCATATAGGCTTCAACTGAAGCTCTTCCTTTATGAAGTGAAGCAGCAACAATTATTGTCTGGTGTCCGTACCTTTTTGAAAGTTTATTCAACGATCTCTGTAGGAAAGCTTGCAACATACATGGAAGTGGATGAACCTACTTTAAG GACAATTTTGATGAGTTACAAGCACAAGACTCATGCCGTTGATTCAGATGGGAAAGTTGTCTCCAATGCTGATATTGATTTCTCCATTAATGAC GACATGATTCAAGTTGTTGAGTCGAAACCAACAAAGCGCTATGGAGATTATTTTCTGCGACAGATTGTCAAA CTTGAAGAATTAATGACCGATATGGACAGGGTTAAGCTGGAGGCATAA